In the Williamwhitmania sp. genome, one interval contains:
- a CDS encoding alpha-glucosidase: protein MSKGGKQSKNWIWWKHGVVYQIYPRSFYDSNGDGIGDIPGIIQKLDYLTSLGIDAVWLSPVYESPMYDFGYDIRNYRNIDPIFGTLHDFKVLLKEAHHRNIRIIMDMVMNHTSHQHPWFLESKASRSNAKRNWYIWSNGKGPLPPNNWLSAFGGSAWEWDSSTEQYYMHSFLKEQPDLNWRNEEMADTFFQEITFWLNLGVDGFRLDVINWIGKDKKFRDNPFWLKLLGIQKHQYDRNRAISHKVVKRLRKQLDAHKDKLLVGEVFVFPPGNPALAASYLGKNNDELHLAFDFSLIYRWWSAKLFYKCLKRWYDHIPENGWPALVLSNHDMPRAISRYGKGREKTKKARVAAFLILTAKGTPFLYYGEEIGMPNLKLPKSQISDPLGKRYWPIYPGRDPSRAPMQWSSERYAGFSTTTPWIKVDPCYKKVNVEDQQKDHHSLLNTYQKLIQLRKKSWALQAGDHQFVKTGRNGILAYLRIYGSEKMLVVLNFSGQEREAEIPEKSGIEWAVVAATHLPVGTYFEKLQFKLNPYEAIVLKKLPS from the coding sequence ATGTCCAAAGGAGGGAAGCAATCCAAGAATTGGATATGGTGGAAGCATGGGGTAGTATACCAAATCTACCCCCGTAGCTTTTATGACTCCAACGGGGACGGCATTGGCGATATCCCTGGAATTATTCAAAAGTTAGATTATCTCACCTCTCTTGGCATCGATGCCGTATGGCTTTCTCCCGTATATGAATCACCCATGTACGATTTTGGCTACGATATCCGCAACTACCGGAACATCGACCCAATTTTTGGCACTCTCCACGATTTTAAGGTATTGCTGAAAGAGGCTCATCATAGAAACATTCGGATTATAATGGATATGGTGATGAACCATACCTCACACCAGCATCCTTGGTTTTTGGAATCGAAGGCATCGCGGAGCAATGCAAAGCGAAATTGGTATATCTGGTCCAATGGCAAGGGACCTCTGCCGCCCAACAACTGGCTTTCAGCTTTTGGCGGAAGTGCTTGGGAATGGGATTCATCAACCGAGCAGTACTACATGCACTCCTTTCTTAAGGAACAACCCGACCTAAACTGGCGCAACGAGGAGATGGCCGACACCTTTTTTCAGGAGATAACCTTTTGGCTCAACCTTGGCGTAGATGGTTTCCGACTGGATGTTATTAACTGGATTGGAAAAGATAAAAAGTTTCGAGACAATCCATTCTGGCTTAAACTTCTTGGCATTCAGAAGCACCAATACGACCGTAACAGAGCCATCTCGCACAAGGTGGTTAAACGGTTACGCAAGCAACTTGATGCGCACAAAGACAAACTGCTCGTTGGGGAGGTATTTGTCTTTCCTCCCGGTAATCCAGCACTTGCAGCGAGTTATCTGGGAAAGAACAATGACGAACTGCATCTCGCATTCGATTTCTCGCTCATTTACCGCTGGTGGAGCGCAAAGTTGTTTTACAAATGCTTAAAGCGCTGGTACGATCATATTCCAGAGAACGGATGGCCGGCACTGGTACTCTCCAACCACGATATGCCTCGCGCTATTAGTCGTTATGGCAAAGGAAGAGAAAAGACAAAAAAGGCACGGGTAGCCGCATTTTTAATTCTAACCGCCAAAGGAACACCGTTTCTCTACTACGGGGAAGAGATTGGAATGCCCAACTTAAAATTACCTAAAAGTCAAATCAGTGATCCGCTGGGCAAACGCTACTGGCCTATCTATCCAGGAAGAGATCCGTCAAGAGCACCAATGCAGTGGAGCAGCGAGCGCTACGCCGGATTTTCAACAACCACTCCTTGGATTAAGGTGGACCCTTGCTACAAAAAAGTGAATGTCGAAGATCAACAAAAGGACCACCACTCCTTGTTGAATACCTACCAAAAACTCATTCAACTTCGGAAAAAAAGTTGGGCGCTTCAAGCTGGCGATCATCAGTTTGTAAAAACCGGAAGAAATGGGATACTCGCCTACCTAAGGATTTATGGCAGTGAGAAGATGCTTGTTGTACTCAATTTTTCTGGGCAGGAAAGGGAAGCAGAAATTCCAGAAAAGAGTGGTATTGAATGGGCTGTGGTTGCAGCCACCCACCTGCCTGTTGGTACCTATTTTGAAAAACTACAGTTTAAGTTAAACCCTTACGAGGCAATCGTCCTCAAAAAATTGCCCAGTTAA